One segment of Pyrococcus sp. ST04 DNA contains the following:
- a CDS encoding BtpA/SgcQ family protein — translation MEFKNKPLIGVVHLGPLPGSPRYSGNLEEVIERAIKDAKTYEEAGFDGVIVENYMDYPFGKTIGKETLAAFSIVAREVKREISIPLGINVLRNDCIAAYSIAYAVRADFIRVNVLTGVAFTDQGIIEGCARDLALLKSKLPANILILADVHVKHAVHFSSFEDSLLDTVERGGADAVIITGARTGSPPDIEVVRRAKNLIDVPVVVGSGVTLDNIGIFLRYSDGIIVGTWVKEGGVTENPVSLKRAKSLAKVKRDILKL, via the coding sequence ATGGAATTCAAAAATAAGCCTTTAATAGGAGTAGTTCACCTCGGGCCTCTCCCTGGATCCCCCAGGTATTCAGGAAATCTTGAGGAAGTCATTGAAAGAGCCATTAAAGATGCAAAGACGTACGAAGAGGCGGGATTCGATGGTGTGATTGTCGAAAATTACATGGATTACCCTTTTGGAAAAACTATTGGAAAAGAAACCCTGGCCGCGTTTTCTATAGTTGCAAGAGAAGTGAAAAGAGAAATATCAATACCGCTTGGGATTAATGTTTTAAGAAATGATTGTATTGCTGCTTACTCAATAGCATATGCCGTTAGAGCTGACTTCATAAGAGTAAACGTACTTACTGGAGTCGCCTTTACCGACCAAGGTATAATAGAAGGATGTGCACGAGATCTTGCACTTCTGAAGTCAAAATTACCGGCTAATATCTTGATCCTTGCGGATGTTCATGTTAAGCATGCAGTTCACTTCTCCAGCTTCGAAGATTCCCTTTTGGACACTGTAGAAAGAGGAGGAGCTGATGCCGTTATTATAACTGGAGCAAGAACTGGCAGTCCACCAGACATAGAGGTGGTAAGGAGAGCAAAGAACCTTATTGATGTTCCGGTAGTTGTTGGCTCTGGGGTTACTTTAGATAACATAGGAATTTTCCTAAGGTATTCAGACGGTATAATAGTAGGGACGTGGGTTAAGGAGGGAGGAGTAACAGAAAACCCTGTTTCCCTCAAAAGGGCTAAATCTCTAGCTAAAGTTAAAAGAGATATTTTAAAATTGTGA